The segment tcaagaaggttttagtcgacgaaaagtcaaaaaggttttagtccaattttagtcgacgaaaagtcaaaaaggttttagtccaattttagtcgacgaaaagtcaagaaggtttaagtctagttttagtcgacgaaaagtcaaaaaggttttagtcgacgaaaagtcaagaaggttttagtctagttttagtcgacgaaaagtcaaaaaggttttagtccaattttagtcgacgaaaagtcaaaaaggttttagtccaattttagtcgacgaaaagtcaagaaggttttagtctagttttagtcgacgaaaagtcaaaaaggttttagtccaattttagtcgacgaaaagtcaaaaaggttttagtccaattttagtcgacgaaaagtcaagaaggttttagtctagttttagtcgacgaaaagtcaaaaaggttttagtccaattttagtcgacgaaaagtcaaaaaggttttagtccaattttagtcgacgaaaagtcaaaaaggttttagtccaattttagtcgacgaaaagtcaagaaggttttagtctagttttagtcgacgaaaagtcaaaaaggttttagtccaattttagtcgacgaaaagtcaagaaggttttagtctagttttagtcgacgaaaagtcaaaaaggttttagtccaattttagtcgacgaaaagtcaaaaaggttttagtctagttttagtcgacgaaaagtcaaaaaggttttagtccaattttagtcgacgaaaagtcaagaaggttttagtctagttttagtcgacgaaaagtcaaaaaggttttagtccagttttagtcgacgaaaagtcaagaaggttttagtctagttttagtcgacgaaaagtcaaaaaggttttagtctagttttagtcgacgaaaagtcaaaaaggttttagtctagttttagtcgacgaaaagtcaaaaaggttttagtccaattttagtcgacgaaaagtcaaaaaggttttagtccaattttagtcgacgaaaagtcaaaaaggttttagtctagttttagtcgacgaaaagtcaaaaaggttttagtccaattttagtcgacgaaaagtcaagaaggttttagtctagttttagtcgacgaaaagtcaagaaggttttagtctagttttagtcgacgaaaagtcaaggttttagtctagttttagtcgacgaaaagtcaaaaaggttttagtccagttttagtcgacgaaaagtcaagaaggttttagtctagttttagtcgacgaaaagtcaaaaaggttttagtctagttttagtcgacgaaaagtcaaaaaggttttagtctagttttagtcgacgaaaagtcaagaaggttttagtccaattttagtcgacgaaaagtcaaaaaggttttagtctagttttagtcgacgaaaagtcaaaaaggttttagtccaattttagtcgacgaaaagtcaagaaggttttagtctagttttagtcaaaaaaaggggaaaaagtagtcttttaacaaattaatgttaattaattaaaagtattttgctgttgggtagtgtcacttataagttctgaaaatagcagatctatagttcaacacaatgtgagcttccggatcgactattttcaccaataattacaataatgaaggaatgttttagaacataaaagacaaacaaggatggaatgctaaaacggcttgccatagtagtatagcaaagagtatttaaagctaaaacggcttgccatagcgtcagatacgtTTCAGATTTTAATTGGcgtgcacaataagcagaaatgtcatgcattttaaacgtctgacggaccacacactaacatttttgtctattctcgtctcgtcaacgaaaactcacacacgtctcgtcatgttttagtcatcaacgagccatttttatctcgtcaacgtctcgttatcgtcatggaaaaaagtggcgtcaacgaaatgatttcgtcatcgtcatcgttgacgaaaacaacactggaagGCACCAGTGCATATTTGTGCTCTGAAGTACATCACAGGTTCCTATTTACAACGTGTTTTTGTAATGCTGAGCAAAGTAGCCAATCACAGACTTATCTGTTGATTCTTGAACACCACTGATTGGCTGTTCTGTTCAAATGAGTCAGAATTCACTAGCCGGATTTTATTCTGCACGCTCGTGAATCGTCTCACTAAAGGAGGTTCATCAATTAGAaaggaactttgtgagattgtgagGAACTGAGGCTAGATATAATCAGTTTAGAATTTgaataaatttagttttttgaacAAGCAGATCTGACGTTCTCAGAGAGAACAGCTTTGCATAGGGATCAGGGCCAACAGTCGACTTCCTCCCAACTTTTGGGGGCCAGTTGGGAGAAAGTGGTCTCAGACCTTTGGGTTTTATCCACCATAACTACAGTTTCGACGGTGCCCCCCACCCCTTTCAAAAGTCTGAATGACTGTCGTCAAAAACCCACTATTATAAGTCCTTACTAGTAGAATAGATGGATAAATCTCTTGCAGCACAGCAGACTGGATTTTATTCAACTTATTTCCTAGTGCCAATAAAAGACGGCGGTCATCGTCCAGTTCTAGATCTGAGGGACCTCAACCAGTACTTAAAAGTTCTTCCATTCAAAATGATCCATACGAAAATGGTTATGCAGTCCAAAAGTGCAGGAGAATGGTTCACATCTCTGGATTTGAAAGATGCCTATTTTCATTTTCCAATTTGTCCAGAGCACAGGGCCGATCTCTACTTTGCTTTTGAAGGCCAAGTCCAAGCTGCCCTTCAGTTACATGGGATCAAAATCCTCCCATATCTGGACGATTGGCTAATTTGCGCTCCTTCCTGGGAGCAGGTGATTCAGAACACCAGAAATAGTTCTAGCTCATATTCAGTTCCTGGGGTTCACAGTGAACTGGAAGAACTCAGATCATGAGTTACTGATGTAGCTGTGGATCTATGAGACCGAAGGATGGAACTCTGGGGCGTTCAAGGTAAGGGAACGAGCCGGAAAATTAATGCGAAATTAATTTTCTAATgggagaaaaatataatttctcaaaATAGAAGTAGCAAAGTAAATGCAGACCAATAGGTAAATGCTTTTACGAAATGCTGTTGTAAATATTTAAGTAATGACTAGTAAATCTTGCAGGTCTCACTGTACGTTGCTTGTCAACTCCAGCTTTCCTGGGTTATACACGGACACTGGGTTGAAGCACATCATAATCAGGAGCTGCTGACCGTAAATGTGGACCTTATGAAGGTTTTTCTGGTTTAACAAAGGGACTAAAGGTTTTTGATCTGTGAGGACTGTGAAGGACTCCAAACCGCAGAGATCTTGCATGTttaaactaaagcaaacactctTTTTCAATTTGAGTGTAGATGCTTTAAAGCAGCTCAATCATGTGTTTCTGGAATATCTCTGGAGCATTAGTTACGCCGAATGGCATCACGTCGAGGGTTATGAAAGTAGTCAACCTGTTGACGAAAGACAGGGACATCTGAATACTTTATCTGGGCCtgcatgtaaatgttttttattattattattattaatatttgtgtATTTTCATTGTTCTTTTGTGTTCTGTAGCAGTTGAATTTAATGTTCCAATGCTAGTTCAGTTTGAATACAATTTGTTCAAATGTTACTTGAATAAAATCTTGATGTTCGTGTCTGACTTGTTGAAACACACTGATCACTGATCATAAACTCCTCCCTCTCACAGCTCTTACCAGGAAGAGACTGACGTGTTCTTTCTCCTTTCTGTCACACTGACTCTCTTCTCTACTGACAAAACCAATAAACAACCAGCCATCGGTGAAGAACCAGGAGAAACACTTTACAGAAGGACTTTTGTTCAGTTTGTTTCTGAATAGACAGTAGATCTCTGTGATTCACGTGGAGATTTGTTTTTCAAGCCTTTGTtcagaaagtgaaagtgaagttTAGATCGCTGGAGCTCAAAGAGTCAAAATGGCTTCACTATCTGAAGATGATTTTTCTTGTCCTGTGTGTCAGGAAATCTTCAAGAATCCTGTTGTTTTATCATGTAGTCACAGTGTCTGTAAAGAGTGTCTTCAACAGTTCTGGAGAACCAAGAAAACTCAGGAGTGTCCCGTCTGCAGGAGAAGATCCTCAAAAGAACATCCTCCAGTTAGTCTTGTGTTAAAAAACTTGTGTGAGTCGTTCCTGAAGGAGAGAAATGAGAGGCGTTCATCAGGATCTGAGGAGATCTGCAGTTTACACAGtgagaaactcaaactcttctGTCTGGAGGACAAACAGCCGGTGTGTTTAGTTTGTAGAGATTCAAAACAACACGACAATCATAAATTCAGACCCATCAGTGAAGTGGTTCCATCATATAAGGTGAGAGAAATGAGTTTTAATCAACTTCATGTTGTTTTAAAGCCCTGTTTAAGTGTTGATTTGATTGATCAGAGCTGGTTGTGTTTAGTCAGCTGAACTCCATTATCAATAATGTTTCATAGATTTGAGGAATTAATAACTACAGGACAAATAGATTTACACACAGATCCAGTTGGTATCGGATAACTATTTTTGCTTCGATAAATAACATTGTCATTTATAAACTGCTTTGTGTTCACTCAGGTTTGTTTAATAGCAGGTTctaatttctgaattaatttagtataaaatgtacaaaaaaaatctaatactCCAATACACTTGCACTGCATTATATGATCATATCACTGTATCGTCTTCTCTTTCACTGTAATCTggtgttttatgtattttgtcTAATTCTAGGAGGAGCTGAAAACAGCACTGAAATCATTACAGGAGAAActgaaacacaatgaaaacatgaAAGGAGAGTTTGATAAAACAGCTGAACACATGAAGGTGAGGAAACAGAATGGAGAGTGATTTGGATTCCAGCTGTAGGATCACTATATACAGTTGTGAtctgatatatttaatataatggatTAGTTGATCTCAGATGTGAATGATGTGATCGTGTCGATGTGTGTCGATGGAGACGATTGAAGTGAATGTGGTTTGATTTCAGTCTCAAGCTGAGCACACAGAGCGTCAGATTAAACAGCAGTTTGAGAagcttcatcagtttctcagagatgaagaagaagctacaatcactgcactgagggaggaagaggagcagaagaagcagatgatgaaggagaagctggaggagatgaacagacacatctcagctctttcacacacaatcaaagacatggaggagatgatgaaagccagtgatgtctgctttctaaaggtctgatttcagatgattgattgattgattgatgattgattgagttgttgatgatcaatggtgtgtttgttctgcaggagtttccagtctcaatggaaaggtgagtgatctgctggtgtctctggtctctctgcttctgatccaaagccactgcagttctgactcctgaatgttcttccagagtccagatctcacagccggatccacagacgccttctggagctttgattgatgtgccacgttacttgggcaacctgccgttcagagtctggaagaagatgcaggaCATCGTCCAGAACAGTGAGTCTGACTGCAGAAGATCTCAGctcttatacacacacactggaAATCATCATGATGAGGCCATATTGACAGATTTCAGCATTATGAACCAGATCATCTACTGCACCAAAATCAGCAGCTCACTTTTACAAATAATCAATCCCACAATTCAGTCTGATTCACTCTCATACtttacagaaatattaca is part of the Garra rufa chromosome 1, GarRuf1.0, whole genome shotgun sequence genome and harbors:
- the LOC141343013 gene encoding E3 ubiquitin-protein ligase TRIM35-like; translated protein: MASLSEDDFSCPVCQEIFKNPVVLSCSHSVCKECLQQFWRTKKTQECPVCRRRSSKEHPPVSLVLKNLCESFLKERNERRSSGSEEICSLHSEKLKLFCLEDKQPVCLVCRDSKQHDNHKFRPISEVVPSYKEELKTALKSLQEKLKHNENMKGEFDKTAEHMKSQAEHTERQIKQQFEKLHQFLRDEEEATITALREEEEQKKQMMKEKLEEMNRHISALSHTIKDMEEMMKASDVCFLKEFPVSMERVQISQPDPQTPSGALIDVPRYLGNLPFRVWKKMQDIVQNTPVILDPNTANPDFLLSDDLTSVTNRGYQPVPDNPERFDCIPCVLGSEGFNSGTHCWDVEVKQSGWWIIGVTTASNQRKGRGFFNTGVWCVRYNVYGVSPGSGFDVKQRLDRVRVNLDYDRGTVSFSDPVTNTHLHTFTTSFTHTLLPFFWCSSSLRILSINSQ